The Pyramidobacter piscolens W5455 DNA segment AGGTCGGTTCCGCTACCGAGACTGAGCAGAAAGAACTGAAGCTCCGCATCGACGACGCGCTTTCCGCCACCCGCGCGGCCGTTGAAGAAGGCATCGTAGCCGGCGGCGGCGTAGCCCTCGTCAACTGCGTCGATTACCTTGAGAAGGAGATCGAGAAACAGGGGCTGAAGGGCGACGTCCGCACGGGCGCCAACATCGTGCTCAACTCTCTGTCTTCGCCTCTGCATCTGATCGCGACCAACGCCGGCCTGCAGGGCGACGTCGTTGTCGCGAAAGTCCTTTCCCTTGAGGAAGGGCATGGCCTTGACGCTTCCAACGGCGAGTATGTCGATCTGATCAAGGCGGGCATCATCGACCCTGTCAAGGTCACCCGCAGCGCTCTTGAGAACGCCGCTTCCATTGCCAAGATGATCCTGACCACCGAAGTCCTCGTGGCCGACAAGCCCGAGGAGAAGAAGGCCGATCCGGCCGGCGGCATGGGACCTGGCATGGGCGGAATGTACTAGACTTTGCCGCGCTGTTAAAAGCCAAATCGAAGAGAAAGAAGAAGCCCGCAGCTGCGGGCTTCTTCTTTCTCTTGCCGAAAACCCGTACGACCGCAATGGATTGAAAAAGTCCGAAGGCATGGCGTGAAGCCGGCCTTCGGACTTTTTGTTATTGAATATTGTACTTCTTGAGCAATTCCTGATACCGTTCTTCGACGGAACGATCGTCCTTTTTGATGTAATCGCGCCAGCTGCCAGTGCTGTTCCCCTCTGATGGCGGGAGGTCGGGGGCGGGCGGAATGGGGGGCGGAATCTGGGAGGGATCGAGGATCGGAAGCTGATCTTGGGAGACCAGAAGTTCTTCATCCTTCTTGGCGGCGTCGAGATCTGTCTTATCTTGATCCAAAAGCAGCAGTTGCGGCGCGTTGGGATCTTCCGCCTCTGCCGCGATCTCGGCGTGGAGCGGGCAGGGAGCGGCGGGGATTCTGTCCGCAGGCATGTAGATGTTGGTGACTTTTTTACATTCTGGCGAGGCCGGAAAACCGCTTTCGACGCATACGCGCATGACCCTGACGCCGCTTTCCTCGTCGGAAAGCTCTCTGGGAAAGACGTGGGGCGTCTCGAGGATTTTAACGGCGCTTCTGATGAATGAGGACCATACGGGAAGGGCAATTTGACTGCCCGTGGCGTTCTTGCCGCCGA contains these protein-coding regions:
- a CDS encoding TCP-1/cpn60 chaperonin family protein, whose amino-acid sequence is VGSATETEQKELKLRIDDALSATRAAVEEGIVAGGGVALVNCVDYLEKEIEKQGLKGDVRTGANIVLNSLSSPLHLIATNAGLQGDVVVAKVLSLEEGHGLDASNGEYVDLIKAGIIDPVKVTRSALENAASIAKMILTTEVLVADKPEEKKADPAGGMGPGMGGMY